The following DNA comes from Streptomyces sp. NBC_00690.
GTCCCGAGGCGCACTACGCGAACGGCACGGTCATCCCCGTGGACGGCGGGCTGTCGCTCACCTAGTGCGGGTGATTCCGCCCGTGCGGTGGTGGGCGGTGAGCCCCTCCAGGGTGGGAATGATGTCGGCGGGCGCCGGAGTCGCCCGGATCTCCTGACGGAACCGGGCGGCCTGTCGGGCGTAGGAGGGGTCGTTGAGAATCCGGCTGAGGTGCTCGCGCAGTTCGGCGGCGGTGAACTGGTCGGGGTCCTCGACCCGCAGTCCGGCCCCGGCCTCCGTCAGGAGGTCCGCCTTGCGGACGGTGTCCCAGAGCATGGCCGGGACGATGATCTGCGGTACGCCGTGGGCGAGCGCGGTCTTGAAGGAGCCGGAGCCGCCGTGGTGGATGATGGCGGCGCAGGTGGGCAGCAGGGCGTCCAGAGGGACGAAGTCCACCGCCCGCACATTCGGCGGCAGTTCGCCGAGGGCGGCGAGTTGGCGCGCGTTCAAGGTGGCGACGACCTCGATATCGAGCTCGGCGGTCGCCGTGATGATCTCCTGGAGGGATGCGCGGTCCTTGCCGAACACCTCCTGCTGGGAGACGCCCATGGTGACGCAGACCCGCGGCCGGCTCGGCTTCTCGTGGATCCAGCCGGGGATGGTGGACGGCCCGTTGTAGGGGACGTAGCGCACCGGGACCCGGGTGGTAGCGGTCGGCAGCGCCATGGAGGTGGGGACCGGGTCGATCGTCCACTGCCCCAGCACCGTGTCCTCGGTGAACTCGCGGTCGTAGTCACCGAGGGTCCAGCTCAACCACTCGGCCATCGGATCGTCCCGCAGGGCGGGATGCCGCCTACCCAGTGCGGCGAGATGGTGTTGCCGCATCCAGCCCACCAGGTCGAGCCCGAACAACAGCCGGGCATGGGCGGCCCCCGATGCCTTGGCGGCGACCGGCCCCGCATAGGTCATCGTGTCCCAGATGACCAGGTCGGGCTTCCACCACCGGGCGAAGTCGACCATGTCGTCCATCATCACGGAGGAGAGGGAGTGGAAGATCAAGGGCCCGTAGGCGGCGAAGACCCCCTGCGCGTAGTCGTCGGTGATCCGCGCCAGCGAGGTCTCCCCGATGTCCAACAGCT
Coding sequences within:
- a CDS encoding activator-dependent family glycosyltransferase, which codes for MRVLFTAFATRSHMYAFVPLAWALRAAGHDVLVASQPDLVDDIQATGLTAVGVGEPLNLAEDMIFEDLAPGPDDPHGVDMNTWPELLDIGETSLARITDDYAQGVFAAYGPLIFHSLSSVMMDDMVDFARWWKPDLVIWDTMTYAGPVAAKASGAAHARLLFGLDLVGWMRQHHLAALGRRHPALRDDPMAEWLSWTLGDYDREFTEDTVLGQWTIDPVPTSMALPTATTRVPVRYVPYNGPSTIPGWIHEKPSRPRVCVTMGVSQQEVFGKDRASLQEIITATAELDIEVVATLNARQLAALGELPPNVRAVDFVPLDALLPTCAAIIHHGGSGSFKTALAHGVPQIIVPAMLWDTVRKADLLTEAGAGLRVEDPDQFTAAELREHLSRILNDPSYARQAARFRQEIRATPAPADIIPTLEGLTAHHRTGGITRTR